A genomic stretch from Candidatus Neomarinimicrobiota bacterium includes:
- a CDS encoding cupin domain-containing protein yields MIEVCKPTDSEIEEMKSWPIWECEPSQFPWQYSGTETCYLLEGRVKVSTNDGEVEFGAGDKVVFPDGLSCTWTVIEKVRKHYNIE; encoded by the coding sequence ATGATTGAGGTTTGTAAGCCTACTGACTCGGAGATCGAAGAGATGAAGTCTTGGCCCATCTGGGAGTGTGAGCCGTCGCAATTCCCGTGGCAATACTCCGGGACGGAAACGTGTTATTTGCTTGAAGGTAGAGTTAAGGTGTCCACCAATGACGGGGAAGTGGAATTCGGCGCCGGCGACAAGGTTGTGTTTCCTGACGGTCTATCATGTACATGGACTGTAATTGAGAAGGTCAGAAAACACTACAATATCGAATGA